A segment of the Leptolyngbya sp. NIES-3755 genome:
GACACCACGACTTCATCCGCACCAAGGCGAAGTGCGTCTTCTTTCTTATTCGGTGAAGTTGTAAAAACCACGACGTGCGCCCCAAGTGCATGAGCGATCTTCACGCCCATGTGACCCAATCCCCCAAGACCCACTACGCCTACTTTTTTACCCTTGGTAATCCCCCAGTGATGCAGAGGTGAATAGGTCGTAATGCCAGCACAGAGAAGCGGTGCGACTCCCGCTAGATCGAGATTAGGAGGAACGCGCAGCACGAAGCGTTGATCGACGACGATGCTATCTGAGTAGCCGCCATAGGTCACACCGCCAGAATGTTTGTCTGGAGAGTTGTAAGTTTGGATCATATTGGGGCAGAACTGCTCCAGCCCTGCTTTGCACTGAGGACAAGTGCCATCCGAATCCACCATGCAGCCGACTCCCACCGTGTCACCCGGCTTGAATTTCGTCACGGCTGAGCCGATTTGAGTGACCCGACCCACAATCTCATGACCGGGAACGATCGGGTAAACCGCGCCGCCCCACTCATCCCGCACCGAATGCAGGTCAGAGTGGCAGATGCCGCAGAAGAGAATTTCGATTTGGACATCGGTTTCGGTGAGATCGCGCCGCTCGATCGTATCGGCAGCCAGCGGTGAGGTTGCACTAGCAGCGGAGTAAGCTTTGGACTTGTACATGAATGATGCTCCAGGATGTAAAACTTATGAGATGTCGTTTGGGTTGCCGCCCCAATCGTAGAGATTCGGCACTAATCGCCTGCTCTATCGGTAGGGATAAGAATGTGTGAAGCAGCAAGGTTAGCCTTAATACCGTTGTCGTGATCGTTTAGAAGGATATTTTCGCTTGCATTAATGTCTAGAAGGTTTACAAGAAGCTAACATCGCCTTTCCTTGCTTTAGCTCCATCTTATAAATCCTAAAGAGCGAGTCATAGAATGATCGTCTAAGATCGTTGTACAATCCTGCAAAATTGAACATGAACGCTGTCAAACCGAATGAAAAGCTCGATGTGCGATCGCAGCGTGAGGCAGACCGATCTCAAGCCGATCGAGACGAATTGGTTGAGCGCATCTCACAGGCAATTCCCACGGACGTGACAATCGAGCCGCTAAAAGGTGTGCACTTCAAACGCTCCTCCTTGGCTTTGGAACCCTGTCATGCGGTCTCTGTTCCTGCTTTTTGTGTGATTGCCCAAGGCAGCAAAGAAGTTCTGCTAGGTGACGATCGCTATCAGTACGATCCAATGCTCTATTTGCTGGCAACCGCCGAACTACCGATCGTCACCCAAATTCTGGAAGCATCCGAGGCAAAACCTTACCTCAGCCTTCGTCTCGATCTTGAGCCAACGCTGGTTGGTTCTGTTATTGTCGAGGCGGGCTATCCCTCAGCGCAACGGAGCGCAACGGTCAAAGCGATCGATGTCAGTCCGTTAGATGCAAATCTCTTAGATGCAGTGGTACGACTCGTCAGGCTGCTCGATTCCCCGACTGAAGCTCACGTTCTCGCACCTTTGATTCAGCGAGAAATCATTTATCGATTGCTGATCGGAGCGCAAGGCGATCGATTGCGTCAGATTGCCGTTTTGGGCGGCTACACGCATCATATTGCTAGAGCCATCGATCGACTGCGAAAAGACTTCAATCAACCGCTGCGAATTGAAACGATCGCACGAGAGCTAGGAATGAGCGTTTCGGGCTTTCACCATCACTTCAAGTCTGTGACTGCGATGAGTCCGCTACAGTTTCAAAAGCAACTGCGGCTCCAAGAGGCTCGTCGTCTGATGCTGGGGGAAAACCTGGATGCGACCAGTGCGGCTTATCGAGTGGGGTATGACGATGCCTCACACTTCAATCGGGAGTATAAGCGGCTGTTTGGGGAACCGCCGATGCGCGACGTGGAACGGTTGCGGGTCGCGACCCGACTGAGTTCTGTGTGATGTGTAGCGTTGAGTATTGTTCGCTTCTAATTTTTAGGGTTAGCGATCGACTGATTTGTCTGATCTCGATTTGCCTAACGACCCCAAGCTCCGCAGTTCGCCGCAGCGCATGGTTAGTCCGCTAGTTGACCTCATGCCTGCCAAAGACCTTTATCACGCCACCGTAAAAGCAGCCCCAATTAAAGACGGCTGGACGATCACGGATGATCCCCTCACTCTTAAGATTCGCAACCGTTCCGCAGCTATTGACCTCGGTGCTGAAAAGATGATTGCCGCCGAGCGGGGATCTGAAAAAATTGCCGTTGAAATCAAAAGTTTCATTGGTGCGTCGTTCATTAACGACCTCGAAAACGCTTGGGGGCAGTTCTTTTTCTATGCCAGAATCCTCGCTAGAAAAGAACCTGATCGTCGATTATATTTAGCAGTAAGCCAAACGATTGCCGAAACCCTATTGCAAGAGGAAGCCGGAAAATTACTCCTAGAAGAACCTGGCTTTCGCCTACTCGTTTTTGATCCAACAACCCAGGAGATCATCGAATGGAAACCGCCAATCATCCCCTAGAGCAAGCAACTCAGCAGCCTGTTGATCAATGGCGTGAATTCTTAGAGCGAATCTTGCAAGTCTACGCTGATCGCCCCTACCGCTATGGAGAAGTCTTGACCTATCTCGTGGTTAGCTGCGATCGCAACCATTACCTGCTGATGCACGAAGGCTAGGAACAACTTCATCGCGTTCACGGAATTCTCGTCCATGCTGAAATTCGCGACAACAAGATTTGGATTCATTACGATGGAATCGAAGACGGTATCACTGATGAACTCGTCGCCGCAGGGGTTCCCAAAGAACAGATCGTTCTCGCGTTTCATCCGCCCCATATCCGTCCACACACCGGATATGCAGTTGCCTGAGTGATTTCCAGTTTCAGCACTGTGATTGAAGGCGGAGATTTTTACGAAGCGTATATTTTCAGCCTCGTGATTCGGGCTGCCGTGAATGAAGGTCCGAGTCAGCGCAGGAGAGATATGTCAGCTTAATTCCTAACCGTTGCAATCCTTACAGGTGGATTTATGATCGGCAGAAGGTTGTGAACGTTGAGGATAAGCCTGTCGATGAAGAATTATTCTGGTGCAATTGCCCAATTGCTCATTCTGGGAAACGACCTGCCGATCGCGTCACCGGACTGGGCGGATTATGCGGCACTCGTGTCAGTGGCGATTGGGAGGATATTCAAGTGGATCTCGGACTCAAATCGCGCTCAGAGGTACGGACAAAATCGCAGTTTGCTTTTGTGGAGCCAGCTAGAGGATATCGATCGCCTGCACGATCGACAGAATTCAAAGGATTCTCTGGCAGTCAGTCAAACCCAAATCAGAAACCCAAAAACAAACAGCGCCACAACGGAAAAAATCGCAAGAAGAAAAAATAGGGTTAAGTAATATTTGGCTGAGCCTTGAAGCAAGTTTTGTTGCGGGAGCTTTGCGGTTGCTGCATCATCCCATTCGTCGAAATCCTGATTCTGCGCCTTTGTCCTACACTTGAGAGTAAACTCTAAAAAGTCGTGGTTCGATGACTCGTTGGTTTAACACTGCTGGACCTTGCCAAGCGGACATTCATTACATGCTCCCGCCTACCCGTCGCTTGCCAAACTTGGAGCGACTGATTCAGCAGCGTAGCTATTTTGTCATCCATGCGCCTCGTCAAACGGGAAAGACGACGGCGATGCTTGCTTTAGCAGAACAGTTAAGAGAGCGTGGACAGTTCGCTGCTGTGATGGTTTCAGCCGAGGTCGGTGCGCCGTTTAGTCATGACATTGGAACCGCAGAAGGAGCTATTTTAGGGGCATGGCAAGATGCAATTCGGTTTCGATTGCCGTCAGAGTTGCATCCGCCAGACTGGAGGCAGACAGAACCTGGACAGCAGATTCGAGCCGCTCTTCAAGTTTGGGCAGAAGCCTCTCCACTCCCCATCGTCCTGTTCATTGATGAAATTGATGCGTTGCGAGATGAAACCTTGGTGTCAGTGTTGAGACAGTTGCGCGATGGGTTTCCCACTCGTCCCAAAGCATTCCCGCATTCAGTGGGCTTGATTGGATTACGCGATGTCCGGGATTACAAGGTCGCATCAGGCGGAAGTGGTCGCTTAAATACAGCCAGTCCTTTTAACGTCAAAGTCCAATCGCTGACGCTGAGAGATTTTACGGCTGAGGAAGTCGCGGAACTCTATGCTCAACATACGACCGAAACCGGACAAGAATTTATGGAGGATGCGATCGCACTCGCATTCGATCTCACCCAAGGACAACCCTGGCTCGTCAATGCTTTAGCGAAAGCTGCGATCGAAGAGTTGATCGATGATCTCTCTGTGCCGATTACGGTTGAGCATATTCAGGACGCAAAAGAACTGTTGATCCGTCGGCAAGATACCCATCTCGATAGCTTGGCGGAACGACTGCAAGAGCCGCGTGTTCGGGCGATTATCGAACCGATTTTGTCAGGGCAAGAGTTAGGAGATGTGCCCGTGGATGATATTCAGTTTGTGCTGGATTTGGGCTTGTGTCGGATGAGTCCTTTGGGTGGATTGACGATCGCAAATCCCATTTATCGAGAAGTCCTGCCGCGAGTTCTCACGATTACGCCTTCGGCTTCGTTGCCGCAGATTCAGCCGACTTGGTTAACGCCAGAGGGGGCACTCAACCCAGACAAGCTTTTGGAAGCTTTTCTCACCTTTTGGCGACAGCATGGAGAACCGTTGCTCAACAGTGCGTCGTATCACGAAATTGCGCCGCATTTGGTGTTGATGGCGTTTCTGCATCGGGTAGTGAATGGCGGCGGGACTCTGGAACGGGAATATGCGATCGGCAGCGATCGGATGGATTTGTGTTTGCGCTATGGGCAGGTGACGCTGGGGATTGAACTGAAGGTGTGGCGGACGAATCGAGCCGATCCGAAAACGGCAGGACTGAATCAGTTGGAGGGTTATTTGGCACGATTGGGATTGGAAACCGGATGGCTTGTAATCTTCGATCGTCGCCGGAATGCTGCCCCGATCGAGGAGCGTCTGGCGACTGAGCTTGCGACGACTCCGCAAGGGAGAACGGTAACGATCGTGCGGGCTTAATCGCGTTATCTGTTACTGTCCTTAGCCAGCAACAGACTTCAGATTGATATGATAGAAGCCAAGGTGAATTGAGGTCGGCTGATGGCATCACCCTTTCCAGGAATGAATCCCTTTCTTGAAGATCCGGAGTTTTGGTCGGCGGTGCATAATCGTTTGATTGTTGCGATCGCGGACGATCTCGTAGATCATCTCAGCGAAAAATACCGAGTCGAAATCGAAAAACGAACTTACTTCAGCAATGACGATGAAAGTCTGCTGGTTGGAATTCCTGATGTTTCTGTTGTGACGGGCAGAGTAGAAGCAACGCCCTCAACGACTCAATCCTCACTTTCGGTTTTACCCGAAAAAGTAACGGTTCCCATTCTGGAAGAGGTGAATGAGCGTTATCTAGAGATTCGCGAGGTGGCAACAGGAACCGTGGTGACGGTGCTGGAGATTTTGTCTCCTAAAAACAAGCGGGCTGGGGAAGGGAGACTTGCCTATGAACGTAAACGCAATCAGGTTTTAGCCAGTGCTACAAACCTTGTGGAGATTGATTTACTTCGAGGGGGCAAGCCGTTTCCGATCGCGAGTCAATCCCTTGGAGACTACCGAATTTTGATCTGTCGAGGCAACGATCGTCCGAGGGGTGATCTTTACGCTTTTGAGTTACGTCAGCCGATTCCAATGATTCCGATTCCGCTTGTTCCAGGTGAAACTGAACCGATGCTTGATCTGCAATCTTTGCTGCATCGGGTGTATGACAAAGGGCGATATCAGTTAGCCATTGATTACACCCGTCAACTTCAGCCCAAATTATCTGACCTCGATCGTGAGTGGGTCGAAACCTTGCTGAGACATTAATTTCTAATCGGTACAATCCTCATGGGTGGATCTTCGATCGTCGCCAGAATGCTCCCGATCGAGGAGCAACTGACGACTGAGCCTGCGACGACTCTGCAAGGGAGAACGGTGACGATCGTGCGGGCTTAGGGATTGGGTGCGATCGCTTTCTCTGGTCGATACTGTGCCAGAAGCCGCTCATGACGCAAAATTGCATGGCAGCGATAGTGTTTTCGGAATTTGTCGAGTAGGAGTAATGATCGTGCGGCTCACACTACTAAAACGTCGGCTTCTGCATGGGATACTTCTCTAAGGTATTTAGAAGTCGTGTGACATCCTGACGATAGCGATTCATCAGTTCTGAATCTGGCTTTGAGTATTTTGAGTATGAAGTCAGAACCCATCTATCAAATTTCCGACCAACGAGTGTAAGCGCGTCATTCTTGGCTCAGATGATTCCTCGCATTTCTCCCAGGCTGTTATGTACACCTCTCTTTTGTTATCAGCGTTGACTACTAGAAGAACTGTGTTAGACACAAGCCGTTGATTCTTTAGATAACAATATCGATAGAGGGTTAGATTATTAACGGAAGTGAGATTTGGATTATGGCAAATGATTGTGTTCGCATCAACTCGAACCACTTGTGTTTCTGGTGAAGGACAGGTGTTTGTGCGGGATTGAGCAGATGCGGGAAGTGCTAGGAATCCCAATGAAATGGCAGAAGCCCCAACAATAAGAAGTCTTTTCAAATTACGATCGACCTGCATGAACCCAAAATATGAACGAACTGAGTATCAAAGATAACGCCTCAGCCAGCAGAGTTCCCGGAAGGATGCGTGTGCGAGACAGCACTTTCACAAAAGCGGTTGATTTAGAACAGCCGTTATCTCTTCATAAGTCCATCCCACTTCAAGCAAAATCTTCATTGCTTCAGTTTTATCTCTCTTATCGAAATCCCAATCAGAAACCGCCAAAATCTTTACTGCCGAAGTTATATTTCTGTCCGGTGGAAGTTGTAACGCTGATTGTCGTTGCCGAAGTGCCTCAGCTTGCAGCCTAGCTATTGATGGTAAATAGTTGAAACCTTCTGATGGTTGACCAGTCGTGCGATTTGCTCTCGCGCCCATGTTTATCACCTCTCTAAAAGTTGAAATTGTTTATCTCGATAACAGCCGCTTTTTTTTAATTAATTTTTGAGTTTGTTCGCCAATAGAAACCGCTTCACTGAACAGAGATCGAAGCTCGTTAAGATGGTCTTCGATCTCTTTATTCTCCCACCTATTAATGCCTTCACCATTAAGGGTGTCAATGTCTTCTAGAATCGCAAATGCAATCGTGTACAGTAGTACAATCTTTCCTGGTAGTGGACTAGGTAGTAATCCAATTTTATCTATATTCTTTTCGTAAACATTGAAGTAAGAACGGGTCAGCTTGAAAGAATAAAACTCTCTAGCCCCAGCTTGAATATTCATCAATGAGTATTCAATTCCTTCAATGTATTTTCTCCTTTCAACTATTTGTAGTAATGCCTCAATTTCCCCATAGAATGCAGAAGCCAAACCTCTTCTTTCCTTTAGGGTCTGTAATTGAAAATTCAATGTCGCGGTTACAATTCCACCAGCAGCACCTATTCCAGCACCAATCAGTCCAGCCACAGCAGCATCCATACATCTATCGTACTCGTTTCACCATACGTTCTATGATTCAGCAGATCATGTGTGAATTCCGGCAAAAACTGGTGCGATAGCAATAATGTGTTCTATCTCAAAGCTGAGCAGAGAAGCTTGTTGAGGATAGAGGCAATATTCGCATTTCTCCCAGAACGTTGAATCACGAGACAACGCAACGCAGCAGAAACGTAACTCATTGCTGTTCCTATAATCGCTTGTATGCACTCGCTTTTGCCAACCGAACAAGATGCTCCATCACCAAATAACGATCGATCTCAGCTTCTTCTTGACGAGAGAGTTGCCGCGTTTTGTTGTCCGTGAGAAGCTGACTCATCCGTTCTTGCAAAGCAGGGGTCGGACGAATTGCCAAAATTTCTTTGGGTGTCGGCTGACTGGCGAGCAGTTCAATGATTTGAAGCTCATCGGAAAATGAGATCGATGCTATGGACGAGAATTCCTCAAGAGCGCGATCGAGGAGTTCTGGCAAGCGATCGTGATAGGCTTGCAATTTTTCGCCCAAACTATCAGGCACTTCCAAAACGTTCTGCATCTCGCTGCTCCGTACAGAGGATTAGAACCAAGAGTTCCGATTCTACTTTAGGGCGAAATTTGCTGAATCGCTTTTGCTTTCACAGTCTTCAGGTCTGCTAGGCTGAACATCAGATGCTCAGTAAAGTCAATGCCCTATGCAGTTCCCATCGATTTCTGAAGGTGTGATTCGCCAAAACTCTACTGAAAATTCGTTTAATCGAGGCAAAGACTATGACCGAACGGGTTCGGTGATCGATCTCGTCCAGCGTGGCACACTCCTGCAAGCGGAAGTCGAAGGCACTGAAGTCAAGCCTTATCGCGTGACGGTTGAATTTGATGCGGGAGGGGTGAGCGCGGCACATTGTACTTGCCCTTACGACTATGGCGGTTGGTGCAAGCATACGGTTGCAACGTTACTCACCTGCAATCGGCAACCCGACAGAATTGAAGCGCGTCCTACTCTGGCGCAATTACTCGATCGCTTAAATCCAGTTCAGACTCAGCGCTTGGTACAAGAGTTAGTCGCAGCACAGCCTGAATTGATTGAGACTGTCGATCGACAAGTTCAGCTAATGACCAATGCAGCACCGACAAAACCTGCCCGCAAACCGCGCCGAAGTCCCATTGATGTCACTCCAATCCGAAGACAAGTGCGGCAGATTATTCGAGAAGGCATCCGAGAGCTAGAAGACGGCTATGAAGATGATCCATTTGGAGAAGGGTTACTGGAACTTGTCGATCGAGCGCGATCGTTTTCCGAAACGGGCGATGGAGAAAGCGCGATCGCAATTCTCGAAGCCATTACTCAAAGCTATGCCGAAGAATGGGACGAAATTAGTAATTATGGTGGTGATGTTTATGGCATCAATGACGAACTAAACGAAGCTTGGACGGAAGCAATCTTGTCAGCGGAACTAGATGAATCCCAAATCACGGATTTACAAGGAACGATCGTGAATTGGCAAGATGAATTAGGGGCTGATTTTGGCATGAGTCTCGCCGCTCTAGAGCAAAGATGGACTGACCCAACGTTGCAGGAAATCTTGGCAGGAACGCTCTCAGAAGCAGAGTTTTGGCTCGAAGATCATCCCGACTTTACACAAGATCTTGCCTTAATTCGGCTGCAAATCCTCGATCGCCAAGACCGAGAAACTGAGTACCTCAACCTAGCAAGAGTCGCAGGACTCACTCAGCAGTATCTCACTCGGCTAGCAGAATCTGGCGAAATTGAGACTGCGGTTGAGTTAGCCAAGACAGAGATATCTGCGATCGAGGAAGCATCCGCCCTTGCAAAAACGCTGCGTGAATCGGATCATCCAGAGGAAGCTTTGGAGATTGCTGAGCAAGGATTAGCGTTTTCAGGCAATGGACTGTATGACTTTGCGATTTGGACAGGAGAATTTGCAGAAGGACTGAACAATCGCGAGATTGCTCTACAAGCCTATCAAGCAGCTTTCTCTGCTCGTCCATCGTTCAAGCTTTACCAAGGATTAGGAACCTTAGCAGACAAAGCTTGGAAACGTTTGAAACCCGCAGTACTCAAAACCTTGCGTCAGGCGAATGAATGGAGCAGCAATGAAGCAAGAGTGAATATTTTTCTGTATGAGAATCTACTCGATGATGCAATTTCCACAGTCAGCAACCGATACATCTACAACATTGGATTAGTTTACCAAGTGATGGATGCTGTGATTAACTATCAACCTGATTGAGTGATTGAAACTGCGGTGCGAAATGCAGATGAGATTATGAATGCTGGAAAGAGTGATAAATACAGTACTGCGATCGAGTGGCTGAAACGAGTCAAAGCTGCTTATGTCGCCTCGAAACGCCAAGCGGAATGGCAGACCTATCGCAGAGACTTAGCTCTAACACATGGCAAGAAAAGGAAGCTCATGACCTTGCTCGAAACTGCTAAGTTGTAGAACATCAATCAATGGCTTTTTATAGGATTGCTGCTCATGCCCATCATCCGCTGCACTCAAAAGCTTCTAGTGCAGCTTCAGGAGACCTTTATTGCAAGCGGTTCCAGTAACGGTCACTCAAAGTAATCACAGACTCTCGTTTGTAGTTCTTGCGCCGTTAACTTACGATTGGGTTCCACAATCGCACGTTTCGCATCAATCCATTTCGGTTCAATCGCATTCAACCAAGGACTTTTGACCGGAAGCTGACAGACAATCAATCGCACCCCTACTCCAGTTTGCTTCACTGGGCGATTGTGATTGCGAATCCATTGCTTGACTTGCTTGGACAGATGCCAACTGGCGTTGTCCCAAATCAGGGGCATCACTCGTTTACCCATCTGCCCCACTTGTTGAGCGACCCACTCTAAAAATTGGCAGGTGATCTCACTCACCGGACGCGCACTGGTGAAGCGCAGTAACAGCTTTGACTCGGCTCTCAAGTAGATGCCGTAGCAAGCGATGGCTTTCGGGTCTACCTCGCTACTCTCCGCGTTCTTCTCCACTAAGCGTAAGGGTGCGCCGTCTTCAGTCCAACTGTGCATCCTTGGGTCACGCAACCGACTCCACCCCACCTCATCCATAAACCCCAAGACCCAATCAGGGTTCTGCTGACTCAGATTGATCAAGCGGTTGCGTTGACGCGAGATAACAATCCATGCTTTCGCACGACTCCCAGTGAGATTCATCGCTTTCAGGGCTTGCTCAATCGTCGTTAGACTCACTTGGGTTTCGGTGATGCCTTGTTGCTGGCACACCTCAGCCAGTAAGTCTAACGTCCACGTCGAACGAGCTTTGCCGAAGTGTCGCGGATTGGCATGGAGGATTTGTCGTAATTGCTCGCGTTTGTCAGGGTCAAAAATTGGCATTACCGTTTTGGGGCGGCTTGATTCAGCGTCCAGGTACGCGACTCCTTGCTGCTCAAAGGCGTGAATCGTATTGCGAACCGTTTGCACACTGCACCCTAAATGCATTGCAATTTCCTTCACCCGACTTCCCTTAGCACTCGCCAGTAGGATTTGGTAGCGGCGCAGTGTAAAAGTGTAAAGGCATCTTTTGAGCGCAGTCCTTGTTCTAGCGAAGTTTGTTCACTTTCTGTCAATCGACGAACAGATAATGGAGGCAGCATAGAGCAATTCAAGCATCAGAGGGCATTGCTCTTAGCATAGCTGCTCTTTCTTATCATTGCACAACAGGTTCGCTGAAGTCACACTAGCAATTGGGGTTTACACTTGCGCTGATCAGGGTAAGAACTGCGGTCAGGC
Coding sequences within it:
- a CDS encoding unknown protein (similar to AA sequence:cyanobase_aa:all0684); translation: MTRWFNTAGPCQADIHYMLPPTRRLPNLERLIQQRSYFVIHAPRQTGKTTAMLALAEQLRERGQFAAVMVSAEVGAPFSHDIGTAEGAILGAWQDAIRFRLPSELHPPDWRQTEPGQQIRAALQVWAEASPLPIVLFIDEIDALRDETLVSVLRQLRDGFPTRPKAFPHSVGLIGLRDVRDYKVASGGSGRLNTASPFNVKVQSLTLRDFTAEEVAELYAQHTTETGQEFMEDAIALAFDLTQGQPWLVNALAKAAIEELIDDLSVPITVEHIQDAKELLIRRQDTHLDSLAERLQEPRVRAIIEPILSGQELGDVPVDDIQFVLDLGLCRMSPLGGLTIANPIYREVLPRVLTITPSASLPQIQPTWLTPEGALNPDKLLEAFLTFWRQHGEPLLNSASYHEIAPHLVLMAFLHRVVNGGGTLEREYAIGSDRMDLCLRYGQVTLGIELKVWRTNRADPKTAGLNQLEGYLARLGLETGWLVIFDRRRNAAPIEERLATELATTPQGRTVTIVRA
- a CDS encoding alcohol dehydrogenase (similar to AA sequence:cyanobase_aa:LBDG_40330), producing the protein MYKSKAYSAASATSPLAADTIERRDLTETDVQIEILFCGICHSDLHSVRDEWGGAVYPIVPGHEIVGRVTQIGSAVTKFKPGDTVGVGCMVDSDGTCPQCKAGLEQFCPNMIQTYNSPDKHSGGVTYGGYSDSIVVDQRFVLRVPPNLDLAGVAPLLCAGITTYSPLHHWGITKGKKVGVVGLGGLGHMGVKIAHALGAHVVVFTTSPNKKEDALRLGADEVVVSRNEDEMKQHTGSFDFILDTVSAEHDIDAYLNLLRLDGNLTLVGASPTKLSVAAFSLIMGRRNLSGSLIGGIAETQEMLDFCGKHNLTADVEVIPIQKINEAYDRLLKSDVKYRFSIDMTSLKSE
- a CDS encoding AraC family transcriptional regulator (similar to AA sequence:cyanobase_aa:Npun_F0582), which codes for MNAVKPNEKLDVRSQREADRSQADRDELVERISQAIPTDVTIEPLKGVHFKRSSLALEPCHAVSVPAFCVIAQGSKEVLLGDDRYQYDPMLYLLATAELPIVTQILEASEAKPYLSLRLDLEPTLVGSVIVEAGYPSAQRSATVKAIDVSPLDANLLDAVVRLVRLLDSPTEAHVLAPLIQREIIYRLLIGAQGDRLRQIAVLGGYTHHIARAIDRLRKDFNQPLRIETIARELGMSVSGFHHHFKSVTAMSPLQFQKQLRLQEARRLMLGENLDATSAAYRVGYDDASHFNREYKRLFGEPPMRDVERLRVATRLSSV
- a CDS encoding hypothetical protein (similar to AA sequence:cyanobase_aa:LBDG_54890), translating into MASPFPGMNPFLEDPEFWSAVHNRLIVAIADDLVDHLSEKYRVEIEKRTYFSNDDESLLVGIPDVSVVTGRVEATPSTTQSSLSVLPEKVTVPILEEVNERYLEIREVATGTVVTVLEILSPKNKRAGEGRLAYERKRNQVLASATNLVEIDLLRGGKPFPIASQSLGDYRILICRGNDRPRGDLYAFELRQPIPMIPIPLVPGETEPMLDLQSLLHRVYDKGRYQLAIDYTRQLQPKLSDLDREWVETLLRH
- a CDS encoding zinc finger SWIM domain-containing protein (similar to AA sequence:cyanobase_aa:Npun_F6043), encoding MQFPSISEGVIRQNSTENSFNRGKDYDRTGSVIDLVQRGTLLQAEVEGTEVKPYRVTVEFDAGGVSAAHCTCPYDYGGWCKHTVATLLTCNRQPDRIEARPTLAQLLDRLNPVQTQRLVQELVAAQPELIETVDRQVQLMTNAAPTKPARKPRRSPIDVTPIRRQVRQIIREGIRELEDGYEDDPFGEGLLELVDRARSFSETGDGESAIAILEAITQSYAEEWDEISNYGGDVYGINDELNEAWTEAILSAELDESQITDLQGTIVNWQDELGADFGMSLAALEQRWTDPTLQEILAGTLSEAEFWLEDHPDFTQDLALIRLQILDRQDRETEYLNLARVAGLTQQYLTRLAESGEIETAVELAKTEISAIEEASALAKTLRESDHPEEALEIAEQGLAFSGNGLYDFAIWTGEFAEGLNNREIALQAYQAAFSARPSFKLYQGLGTLADKAWKRLKPAVLKTLRQANEWSSNEARVNIFLYENLLDDAISTVSNRYIYNIGLVYQVMDAVINYQPD
- a CDS encoding unknown protein (similar to AA sequence:cyanobase_aa:all4744) encodes the protein MIETAVRNADEIMNAGKSDKYSTAIEWLKRVKAAYVASKRQAEWQTYRRDLALTHGKKRKLMTLLETAKL
- a CDS encoding fdxN element excision controlling factor protein (ab initio prediction:Prodigal:2.6;~similar to AA sequence:cyanobase_aa:NIES39_O02940); this translates as MVSPLVDLMPAKDLYHATVKAAPIKDGWTITDDPLTLKIRNRSAAIDLGAEKMIAAERGSEKIAVEIKSFIGASFINDLENAWGQFFFYARILARKEPDRRLYLAVSQTIAETLLQEEAGKLLLEEPGFRLLVFDPTTQEIIEWKPPIIP
- a CDS encoding fdxN element excision controlling factor protein (ab initio prediction:Prodigal:2.6;~similar to AA sequence:cyanobase_aa:NIES39_O02950); protein product: METANHPLEQATQQPVDQWREFLERILQVYADRPYRYGEVLTYLVVSCDRNHYLLMHEG
- a CDS encoding hypothetical protein (similar to AA sequence:cyanobase_aa:sll2006), whose product is MQNVLEVPDSLGEKLQAYHDRLPELLDRALEEFSSIASISFSDELQIIELLASQPTPKEILAIRPTPALQERMSQLLTDNKTRQLSRQEEAEIDRYLVMEHLVRLAKASAYKRL